A genome region from Gossypium hirsutum isolate 1008001.06 chromosome A04, Gossypium_hirsutum_v2.1, whole genome shotgun sequence includes the following:
- the LOC121228046 gene encoding uncharacterized protein produces the protein MVVDALSRRSMIDLRVMISRLSLFDVGSLLVELQTELGEQRVLGPELVSKTEGKVCLIRDRMKVVSGRQKSYADLKRKDIEYSMRDMVFLKVSPWNKMLSHYRSNPTHIVPVKEIEVRPYLTFEEETVQILERDVKVLRRNSIPLVKVLQRDHSTEEATWELEDLLRQ, from the exons ATGGTGGTCGATGCATTAAGCCGTAGGTCTATGATCGATCTGAGAGTGATGATCTCTCGACTGAGTCTTTTTGACGTTGGGAGTCTGTTGGTAGAACTTCAG actgagttgggtgagcaacGAGTTCTGGGTCCAGAACTAGTATCAAAAACTGAGGGTAAAGTTTGCTTGATTCGAGATCGAATGAAAGTGGTTTCGGGCAGACAGAAGTCCTATGCTGATTTGAAGAGGAAGGACATCGAGTATTCTATGAGGGACATGGTTTTCCTTAAGGTCTCGCCTTGGAATAAG ATGTTGAGTCACTACCGTTCTAATCCCACGCACATTGTGCCTGtgaaggagattgaggttagaccataTCTAACTTTTGAGGAGGAGACGGTTCAGATCCTAGagcgagatgttaaggttctgcgTAGGAATTCTATCCCTTTAGTGAAGGTGCTGCAACGggatcatagcactgaggaggccacttGGGAGCTGGAGGATTTGTTGCGTCAGTAG